TTATGTCGGCTGGCAAATGCAGAATAATGGTATCAGTGTAGAAGAAAAGGTTAAAACTGCAATAGAAAAGCTCGTAAAAGAAGAAGTCAAACTTTATGGAAGCGGAAGGACCGACAGCGGAGTTCATGCTTTGGGACAGGCTGCGAGCTTTTATACAAATTCAAATATAAGTGCAGATAAATTACCTTATGGGATAAATTCATTTTTGCCCGAGGATATAAGAGTTATTAAAGCTGAAGAAAAAGAAGAAGATTTTCATGCCAGATACAGCGCAAAGGGAAAAGAGTACGTTTATCTTATTTATAACAGGAGCATAATGAACCCTATATATAAGGGAAGAGCAAGTCATGTGTTTTATAAACTTGATTTGGATAAAATGAAAAGAGCTAGTAAATCTTTGATAGGCATACATGATTTTGCTGGATTTATGGGCAGCGGAAGCGACGTGAAAAGCACTGTAAGAGAGATTTACGATATAGATATTACTAAAGATAATGATTTGATTAAGATTAAGATTTCCGGAAGCGGATTTTTATATAATATGGTCAGAATCATAGTTGCTTCTTTGATTGATATCGGAAGAGGTCGGTTTGATGAAAATAGGATCGAGGAAATCCTAGAAACAAAACAAAGAAGTATGGCAAATGTGACTGCGCCTGCTGTAGGACTGTATTTAAACAAAGTTTTTTACTAAAAACCGCTTATAATGTGAAAAATATGTTGACATAAAAGGAAAAATAATCTAAAATAAATAGGCTAGATATTTTATAGGTGTCGTTAGCCCCGTACTTTATAAAATATATAAGCAGCAAAATTAAATTAAAATATTATAAGTATTGTGGAGGTTTAACGAAATGTTAACAAAGTCAACTGGTATTGCTAAACCCCAACAAATTGATAAGAAATGGTATGTAGTAGATGCTGATGGCAAAACACTAGGTAGATTATGTAGTGAAATCGCTAAAGTATTAACGGGTAAAAATAAACCATGCTATACACCTAATATTGATACTGGGGATTATGTAATTGTAATTAATGCAGAAAAAATTCATCTAACAGGAAATAAATTATTAGATAAAAAATATTATAGACATACCGGATATCCGGGTGGAAGAAAAGAAGTAGCTTACAAAGATTTGATTGCAAACAAACCTGAATTTGTAATTGAAAAAGCTGTAAAAGGTATGCTTCCAAAGAATAAACTTGGAAGACAGCAAATAAAGAAATTGAAAGTATACGCAGGAAGTGAACATGAACATGCAGCACAAAAACCTGAAGTACTTAATATAAAGTAGGAGGGAATAGATGGCAGAGCAAGTTATGGCTACAGGCAGAAGAAAACATTCTGTTGCGAGAGTAGTTTTAAAACAAGGTAATGGTAAAATAACTATTAATGGTAGAGATATCGAAGAATACTTTGGTGGAAATGATACACTAAAATTAATCGCTAGACAATCATTGGTTCTAACAAATAGTGCTGATAAATTTGACATTAGTGTTAATGTTTACGGTGGTGGAATATCTGGTCAAGCCGGAGCAATCAGACATGGTATTTCCAGAGCTTTAGTTGCTGAAAATCCTGATCTTAGAAAAGAAGTAAAAAAAGCAGGTTTCTTAACTAGAGATTCAAGAATGAAAGAAAGAAAGAAATATGGTCTTAAGAAAGCTAGAAAGGCTCCACAATTTTCAAAAAGATAATATATTATATATACAAAAGTTCAAGGATTTTATTCCTTGGACTTTTTATTATTTTAATGTGTTATATAAGATAATAGTTAAGCTATTTATTTGTATTATCGTTGAATTTTATTTTTATAATATACAAGATTACAGAAAAAAAGCATATCATATGATATAATATATTATATTGTATTCGTTTAAATGAAGGGAGATTGAAATTGGTTTATTTAAAAGAAAAAAAGAAGCTGACAGCAAAGAAATTGAAGCAAGAGAAAATAATAAGGTGTTATTGGATAAATTTGTTATGAAAAAGGCTTTAGGGGTAAAAAAATATCCTGATGCTATGCAATTTATTTACGATGATCAAAATAGATGGTTTGCTGTTGCACAGGGACCGGCTGAAAGCTTCAAGGAAAAAGAACCTTGGGTTATAGAGTATGATCAAGTTGAAGACGTATGGCTTGAGGTGGACGAATATTGGACAGAAACAGGAGAAAAATATGCTCAGAGGGGAATGGGTACATTACTTCAGGAAGATTTTAAAAAAGTTTACTGGAGATATGATTTTTATATGAATATAAAGACAAGTCATCCGTATGCAAAAAAAATAAGATATCAAATGAATTATAAAACGGCTGTGTTGAAAATTCCAGGTTTTAGTCTTTTTGTTCATAGGGGATTAGATTTGAGCGGAAAGTATAAACCTGCAAAAATCGAGGCTGAAATTGATAGGTTAAAACAATTTGCCGTTGAGTGTGATAAAGCCATAAAAAGAGGCAAGGTTGTAGATGTTCTTATTGGAGATAAACCGGATAATTTCTTTGAACGTATTGTAAAAGGTGTTGTTGATAACTATTATATAAGTCGTATAGATAAAATATGCAAAACAATGAAAAGAGCTGAAGTTATAAGTGAGGTTCTTAATAAATAGGCTATTATATAAATAAAAATTAAGTTTGATTTATATAATGGATTTATCATCATTACTGAAAGATTTTATTTGTTTTTGTATTTGGTTATCAGTAATAAATTTATATAGAATATTGATTGTAGATATATTATAAAAAATAAGTTTTTCCGTTTAAATAAATTTTTACTGTATTTTTACATTTTATTTACTTTAAATATGGTAAAATATGGTGAGCATAAAAAATACAATATTGGAAAAATTTTCATAGTATGTTAAAATATAAATGGAAATAGGAGGTTTACTATGAGTGGCTTTAATTTAGTAGTCCCAAGTAAAATTATATTTGGAGAG
The DNA window shown above is from Anaerofustis stercorihominis DSM 17244 and carries:
- the truA gene encoding tRNA pseudouridine(38-40) synthase TruA, coding for MRNILITIEYDGKNYVGWQMQNNGISVEEKVKTAIEKLVKEEVKLYGSGRTDSGVHALGQAASFYTNSNISADKLPYGINSFLPEDIRVIKAEEKEEDFHARYSAKGKEYVYLIYNRSIMNPIYKGRASHVFYKLDLDKMKRASKSLIGIHDFAGFMGSGSDVKSTVREIYDIDITKDNDLIKIKISGSGFLYNMVRIIVASLIDIGRGRFDENRIEEILETKQRSMANVTAPAVGLYLNKVFY
- the rplM gene encoding 50S ribosomal protein L13 — encoded protein: MLTKSTGIAKPQQIDKKWYVVDADGKTLGRLCSEIAKVLTGKNKPCYTPNIDTGDYVIVINAEKIHLTGNKLLDKKYYRHTGYPGGRKEVAYKDLIANKPEFVIEKAVKGMLPKNKLGRQQIKKLKVYAGSEHEHAAQKPEVLNIK
- the rpsI gene encoding 30S ribosomal protein S9, with the translated sequence MAEQVMATGRRKHSVARVVLKQGNGKITINGRDIEEYFGGNDTLKLIARQSLVLTNSADKFDISVNVYGGGISGQAGAIRHGISRALVAENPDLRKEVKKAGFLTRDSRMKERKKYGLKKARKAPQFSKR